From Kineosporia succinea, the proteins below share one genomic window:
- a CDS encoding D-alanyl-D-alanine carboxypeptidase family protein, translating into MSTSHRPLRLPVVAVLATALTLIAAPAQAKEKKDDFVLPKAVSWVGGESLISTKTLTDLPSGVAAPPKVNAASWLVADLDSREILAAKNVHVPLRPASTLKLFTSLTIAPQLDAEQVYTGTHSDEAIDGTRVGIVEGSRYTVDDLLHGLIMASGNDTANALGNLAGGQASAVAQMQRKATELGAFDTVVRNTSGLDAKGQVSSAYDLALVGASALQDEQLAKIMVTQSYAFPNKGTSLTKRKHYQIQNHNRLLGYIPGIMGVKNGYTSKALGTNVSAASYQGHHYIAVVMRVKGSIYTPSGDLLKWAFKNGQKANAVGHLVEPGEVTAMTGPDIAPVSAAGEPPVSTSPSATAGPVTDGSGSSALNAALPATPLSSTTQDMIRFWPLALTGVLLLGAALFGLRPVLAANRRARNRKARGQERSRHRY; encoded by the coding sequence ATGTCCACTTCCCACCGCCCGCTCCGGCTCCCCGTCGTCGCCGTGCTCGCCACCGCTCTCACGTTGATCGCCGCTCCCGCGCAGGCCAAGGAGAAGAAAGACGACTTCGTCCTGCCGAAGGCGGTCTCCTGGGTCGGCGGCGAGAGCCTGATCAGCACCAAGACGCTCACCGACCTGCCGTCCGGGGTCGCCGCGCCGCCGAAGGTCAACGCCGCCTCGTGGCTGGTGGCCGACCTCGACAGCCGCGAGATCCTGGCCGCGAAGAACGTGCACGTGCCGCTGCGCCCGGCCTCCACGCTGAAGCTGTTCACCTCGCTGACCATCGCGCCGCAGCTCGACGCCGAGCAGGTCTACACCGGCACCCACTCCGACGAGGCGATCGACGGCACCCGCGTCGGCATCGTCGAGGGCTCGCGCTACACGGTCGACGACCTGCTGCACGGCCTGATCATGGCCAGTGGCAACGACACCGCGAACGCCCTCGGCAACCTGGCCGGCGGGCAGGCGAGCGCGGTCGCGCAGATGCAGCGCAAGGCCACCGAGCTCGGCGCGTTCGACACGGTCGTGCGCAACACCAGCGGGCTCGACGCCAAGGGCCAGGTGAGCAGCGCCTACGACCTGGCCCTGGTGGGTGCCTCGGCGCTGCAGGACGAGCAACTGGCCAAGATCATGGTCACCCAGTCGTACGCGTTCCCCAACAAGGGCACGTCACTCACCAAGCGCAAGCACTACCAGATCCAGAACCACAACCGCCTGCTCGGCTACATCCCGGGCATCATGGGCGTCAAGAACGGTTACACCAGCAAGGCTCTCGGCACGAACGTGTCGGCCGCCTCGTACCAGGGCCACCACTACATCGCGGTGGTCATGCGGGTGAAGGGCTCGATCTACACGCCCAGCGGCGACCTGCTGAAGTGGGCCTTCAAGAACGGCCAGAAGGCGAACGCGGTGGGGCACCTCGTCGAGCCGGGCGAGGTCACGGCGATGACCGGCCCGGACATCGCACCGGTGTCGGCGGCCGGTGAGCCGCCGGTCAGCACGTCGCCGAGCGCCACCGCGGGCCCGGTGACCGACGGGTCGGGCAGCTCCGCCCTGAACGCCGCCCTGCCCGCCACGCCCCTGAGCAGCACCACGCAAGACATGATCCGCTTCTGGCCGCTCGCCCTCACCGGCGTGCTGCTGCTGGGCGCCGCGCTGTTCGGCCTGCGCCCGGTGCTGGCGGCGAACCGGCGGGCCCGCAACCGTAAGGCCCGCGGGCAAGAGCGGTCCCGTCACCGCTACTGA
- a CDS encoding glycosyltransferase family 4 protein: MQRESVVGAGSELALVRQDPAGTVSPILPASAPRSGKLRVAIVAESFLPTGNGVTNSVCRVLDHLASQGHEAVVICPGPAPASFAGFPVVGVPSFSYRQFPVGMPSSKVLRTLSGFRPDIVHLASPFVLGAVGVTAAGQLGVPTVAVFQTDVPAFAARHHLGVLASTAWRWVRRIHSQADLTLAPSSAAMRELRAHAVPRLALWQRGVDSDRFHPDRRATPAVRELTAELAPNGEVLVGYVGRLATEKRVQRLAALGGLPNVRLVIVGDGPHRRTLERTLRNATFLGWRDGDDLADAFAALDLFVHTGTSETFGQTLQEAMASGVPVIAPAAGGPLDLVTPGTNGLLYAPEDDDDLRRCVQSLADDPEQRRWMGAAGRVGVQRNTWDLLGEELVAHYRGVLSTRAVVAS; encoded by the coding sequence ATGCAGCGAGAGTCTGTGGTGGGGGCCGGTAGCGAGCTGGCCCTCGTGCGTCAGGACCCGGCCGGGACCGTGTCCCCCATCCTCCCCGCGAGCGCCCCCCGATCGGGGAAGCTGCGGGTCGCCATCGTCGCCGAATCGTTCCTGCCCACCGGCAACGGCGTCACGAACAGCGTCTGCCGGGTGCTCGACCACCTGGCGAGTCAGGGCCACGAGGCCGTCGTCATCTGCCCCGGCCCGGCTCCCGCGAGCTTCGCCGGGTTCCCGGTGGTCGGTGTGCCCTCGTTCAGCTACCGGCAGTTCCCGGTCGGCATGCCCAGTTCCAAGGTGCTGCGCACGCTCTCGGGCTTCCGGCCGGACATCGTGCACCTCGCCTCCCCCTTCGTCCTGGGCGCCGTCGGTGTGACCGCGGCCGGGCAGCTCGGGGTGCCCACGGTGGCCGTGTTCCAGACCGACGTACCGGCCTTCGCGGCGCGGCACCACCTGGGCGTGCTGGCCAGCACCGCCTGGCGCTGGGTACGCCGCATCCACTCGCAGGCCGACCTCACGCTGGCGCCCTCGAGCGCGGCGATGCGGGAGCTGCGGGCGCACGCGGTGCCGCGCCTGGCCCTGTGGCAGCGCGGTGTGGACAGCGACCGGTTCCATCCCGACCGCCGCGCCACCCCGGCCGTGCGGGAGCTGACGGCGGAGCTGGCCCCGAACGGTGAGGTGCTCGTCGGCTACGTCGGCCGCCTCGCCACCGAGAAGCGGGTGCAGCGCCTGGCCGCGCTCGGGGGGCTGCCGAACGTGCGCCTGGTGATCGTCGGCGACGGCCCGCACCGCCGGACGCTCGAACGCACCCTGCGCAACGCCACCTTCCTGGGCTGGCGCGACGGCGACGACCTGGCCGACGCCTTCGCCGCCCTCGACCTGTTCGTGCACACCGGCACCTCCGAGACCTTCGGGCAGACCCTGCAGGAGGCCATGGCGAGCGGTGTGCCGGTGATCGCCCCGGCCGCCGGTGGCCCGCTCGACCTGGTCACCCCGGGCACGAACGGCCTGCTCTACGCCCCCGAGGACGACGACGACCTGCGCCGCTGCGTGCAGAGCCTGGCCGACGACCCGGAACAGCGCCGCTGGATGGGTGCCGCCGGTCGCGTCGGGGTGCAGCGCAACACCTGGGACCTGCTCGGTGAGGAACTCGTCGCGCACTACCGCGGCGTGCTCTCGACCCGCGCGGTCGTCGCTTCGTGA
- a CDS encoding mannose-1-phosphate guanylyltransferase, giving the protein MTDHAPESSVALPGFWAIVPAGGAGTRLWPLSRQARPKFLLDLTGSGRTLLQQTWDRLVPLAGPGGVTVVTGTAHAEAVTEQLPDLVAANLLTEPTPRDSAAAICLAAAVIMQRDPEAVIGSFAADHVIRNAPGFERAVAEAVSAARLGEIVTLGIEPDHASTAFGYIRVGEALGLRDAPSAYRVERFVEKPDADTATRYLAEGGYRWNAGMFVARADVLLGELERNRPELYAGVMRIAKAWDTDEREAVIDEFWPQLEKVAIDYAIAEPAAEAGRVAVVPAALGWDDIGDWASLAALLPGDAALKVVGDAAQVLDVDSSGIAVPAGERLVAVLGLKDVVVIDTPSAVLVTTREWAQDVKKVVETLTQLGRHDLR; this is encoded by the coding sequence GTGACCGACCACGCGCCTGAGTCCTCCGTCGCCCTGCCCGGCTTCTGGGCCATCGTGCCCGCCGGGGGCGCCGGCACCCGCCTATGGCCGCTGTCCCGCCAGGCCCGGCCGAAGTTCCTGCTCGACCTCACCGGGTCGGGCCGTACGCTGCTGCAGCAGACCTGGGACCGGCTGGTTCCGCTCGCCGGCCCGGGCGGGGTCACCGTGGTCACCGGTACCGCGCACGCCGAGGCCGTCACCGAGCAGCTGCCCGACCTGGTCGCGGCGAACCTGCTCACCGAGCCCACCCCGCGCGACTCCGCGGCCGCCATCTGCCTCGCGGCCGCCGTGATCATGCAGCGTGACCCGGAGGCCGTGATCGGGTCGTTCGCGGCCGACCACGTGATCCGTAACGCCCCCGGTTTCGAGAGGGCGGTGGCCGAGGCGGTGTCCGCCGCCCGGCTCGGCGAGATCGTGACCCTGGGCATCGAGCCCGACCACGCGTCCACCGCCTTCGGGTACATCCGGGTCGGTGAGGCACTCGGCCTGCGCGACGCACCCTCGGCGTACCGGGTCGAGCGGTTCGTGGAGAAGCCCGACGCCGACACCGCCACGCGCTACCTGGCCGAGGGTGGTTACCGCTGGAACGCGGGCATGTTCGTGGCCCGCGCCGACGTGCTGCTGGGCGAGCTCGAGCGCAACCGGCCGGAGCTGTACGCGGGGGTCATGCGCATCGCCAAGGCCTGGGACACCGACGAGCGCGAGGCCGTGATCGACGAGTTCTGGCCCCAGCTCGAGAAGGTCGCGATCGACTACGCCATCGCCGAGCCCGCCGCCGAGGCCGGCCGGGTCGCCGTGGTGCCCGCCGCGCTGGGCTGGGACGACATCGGTGACTGGGCCTCGCTGGCCGCGCTGCTGCCGGGTGATGCCGCGCTCAAGGTGGTGGGCGACGCCGCCCAGGTGCTCGACGTCGACTCCTCCGGCATCGCGGTGCCGGCCGGTGAGCGGCTCGTGGCGGTGCTCGGCCTGAAAGACGTGGTGGTCATCGACACCCCCTCGGCCGTGCTCGTGACCACCCGGGAGTGGGCGCAGGACGTGAAGAAGGTCGTCGAGACCCTGACCCAGCTCGGCCGTCACGACCTGCGGTGA
- a CDS encoding methyltransferase domain-containing protein gives MPRPRRPRNDPAQYDDLTEEWWPPHGRFAALHWLARARAGLIPDPPAPGSPLLDVACGAGLLQPHLTGRLAGWSHTGVDLSLPALRQARAHGVRAVAADAVRLPFADASFECVVAGEVLEHLPDLASAVAEITRVLAPGGTLVVDTLNDTLFCRIFLVHLAERVPGGPPPGVHDPALLVAPERLHALLAEHGVRLHRPTGLRPAVGQYLAWVTRRRDDVTMLPVNSVAGVYQAIATKDAS, from the coding sequence ATGCCACGCCCACGCAGGCCCCGCAACGACCCGGCCCAGTACGACGACCTCACCGAGGAGTGGTGGCCCCCGCACGGCCGGTTCGCGGCGCTGCACTGGCTGGCCCGCGCGCGCGCCGGGCTGATCCCCGATCCGCCCGCGCCGGGGTCGCCGCTGCTCGACGTGGCCTGTGGGGCCGGGCTGCTGCAGCCCCACCTCACCGGGCGGCTGGCGGGCTGGTCCCACACCGGCGTGGACCTCTCGCTGCCCGCCCTGCGTCAGGCCCGGGCTCACGGGGTGCGCGCGGTGGCGGCCGACGCGGTGCGGCTGCCGTTCGCCGACGCCTCGTTCGAGTGCGTGGTGGCCGGTGAGGTGCTCGAGCACCTGCCCGACCTGGCGTCCGCGGTCGCCGAGATCACGCGGGTGCTGGCGCCCGGCGGCACGCTGGTGGTCGACACCCTCAACGACACCCTGTTCTGCCGGATCTTCCTGGTGCACCTGGCCGAACGGGTGCCGGGCGGTCCACCTCCGGGTGTGCACGACCCCGCGCTGCTGGTCGCGCCGGAGCGGCTGCACGCCCTGCTGGCCGAGCACGGCGTGCGTCTGCACCGGCCCACCGGCCTGCGCCCGGCCGTCGGGCAGTACCTGGCCTGGGTGACCCGGCGCCGCGACGACGTGACGATGCTGCCGGTGAACTCCGTGGCCGGGGTCTACCAGGCCATCGCCACCAAGGACGCCTCGTGA